A genomic window from Brevibacillus agri includes:
- a CDS encoding anti-sigma factor family protein — MKCADTGLIQTFLDGECDAQQSETFRAHLAECEQCQARLEELTALDVWTREKIEAHVFAQADQAKIDTDAAWQRFSQTAGTTKKSDLREWDSHEQRSAKRSWKQMNKTTKRWMTAASAAAVVAVSLSFPQVQAAANDFLSIFRMSKVEFVKVTPKDLQQVESWIANGNVGEMDLQGIGKIWIDGVDKDKQENRNQYYNSREAAEKAGVKLPKLPDGLIVDGVEVTSPYRVHLEINTERANKLLAQLQVEAKFDEKLDGQRISLEIPKMQKTWIATGKDSYSYSVVDAPELKAPEGVDLLQLRETVLALPFIPDQVKKQMLDIKDWKHTIPVPYMADGKSDMKEVKVNGEDGMLVTGRYDTHLVWQQDGKIHMLEGSDKSGEALLALAKQLK; from the coding sequence ATGAAATGTGCCGACACAGGCTTGATTCAGACGTTTTTGGACGGGGAATGCGACGCGCAGCAAAGCGAAACGTTTCGCGCTCACCTGGCTGAGTGCGAACAGTGTCAGGCTCGCCTGGAAGAGCTGACGGCTCTCGATGTCTGGACGCGCGAAAAAATCGAAGCGCACGTTTTTGCCCAGGCGGACCAGGCGAAGATCGATACCGACGCCGCGTGGCAGCGTTTCTCGCAAACCGCAGGAACAACGAAAAAGAGCGATCTGCGCGAGTGGGACAGCCACGAGCAGCGCAGCGCGAAAAGGAGCTGGAAACAGATGAACAAAACGACAAAACGCTGGATGACGGCAGCGTCAGCAGCAGCCGTAGTGGCGGTATCCCTTTCTTTTCCGCAAGTGCAGGCGGCCGCCAATGATTTTCTGTCCATTTTCCGCATGAGCAAGGTCGAATTTGTCAAAGTGACGCCGAAGGACTTGCAGCAAGTGGAAAGCTGGATTGCAAACGGCAATGTCGGCGAGATGGATTTGCAAGGAATCGGGAAAATCTGGATCGACGGCGTGGATAAAGACAAGCAGGAAAACCGAAACCAATACTACAACAGCAGAGAGGCCGCCGAGAAAGCGGGCGTCAAGCTGCCGAAGCTGCCGGATGGGCTGATCGTGGACGGCGTAGAGGTGACTTCCCCGTATCGCGTGCACCTGGAAATCAACACCGAGCGGGCGAACAAGCTGCTGGCCCAACTGCAGGTAGAGGCGAAATTCGATGAGAAGCTGGACGGCCAGCGCATCTCGTTGGAAATTCCGAAGATGCAAAAGACGTGGATCGCCACTGGCAAAGACAGCTATTCCTACTCCGTGGTGGACGCGCCTGAGCTGAAAGCGCCAGAGGGCGTAGATTTGCTCCAGTTGCGCGAGACAGTGCTGGCGCTGCCGTTCATTCCGGATCAGGTGAAAAAGCAAATGCTCGACATCAAAGACTGGAAGCATACGATTCCGGTGCCGTACATGGCTGACGGCAAGAGCGACATGAAGGAAGTCAAGGTAAACGGCGAGGACGGCATGCTGGTCACCGGCAGGTACGATACGCATCTCGTCTGGCAGCAGGACGGAAAAATTCACATGCTCGAAGGCAGTGACAAGAGTGGAGAAGCGCTGCTGGCTTTGGCGAAGCAGTTGAAATAG
- a CDS encoding AAA family ATPase: protein MVYLRTIKLLREQFPDARRYPFDLPSLRALEAIELAASVTFFVGENGSGKSTLLEAIAYQCGFHTAGGSRHNYYSVDKAEASLGDYIRLSWMPKQTNGFFLRAESFYQFASHIDEIGGTASYGGRSLHSQSHGEAFMALFTNRFNGKGIYLLDEPEAALSPKRQLAFLYLMRELVEEGAQFLIATHSPILLGYPGADIYTFDESPAQPIRYQDTEHYQLTRRFLEKPDAFFRD, encoded by the coding sequence TTGGTTTATTTACGGACGATCAAGCTGCTGCGCGAGCAGTTTCCCGATGCCAGGCGGTACCCGTTTGACCTGCCGTCGTTGCGCGCGCTCGAAGCGATCGAGCTTGCGGCCAGCGTGACGTTTTTTGTCGGGGAAAACGGCTCCGGCAAGTCGACCTTGCTCGAGGCGATCGCCTATCAGTGCGGCTTTCACACGGCAGGCGGTTCCCGCCACAACTACTACAGCGTAGACAAGGCGGAAGCGAGCCTCGGCGACTACATCCGGCTGTCGTGGATGCCCAAGCAGACCAACGGATTTTTTCTGCGGGCGGAAAGCTTCTACCAGTTTGCCAGCCATATCGACGAGATTGGCGGCACAGCCAGCTATGGCGGGAGATCGTTGCATTCGCAATCGCACGGGGAAGCGTTTATGGCTTTGTTCACCAACCGCTTTAACGGAAAAGGAATCTACCTGCTGGACGAGCCGGAGGCGGCTTTGTCGCCGAAGCGGCAACTGGCGTTTTTGTACCTCATGCGCGAACTCGTCGAGGAAGGGGCGCAGTTTCTGATCGCCACGCACTCCCCGATCTTGCTGGGCTACCCCGGCGCGGACATCTATACGTTTGACGAATCTCCCGCGCAACCGATCCGCTATCAGGATACGGAGCATTACCAGTTGACCCGGAGGTTTCTGGAGAAGCCGGATGCTTTTTTTCGCGATTAA
- a CDS encoding sensor histidine kinase: MLGKLNQANERKIELKIDPDSNFRDIPAAIDRAQLIVILGNLLDNAMDAVLSPGAFAQEVTIFLLDMEEVLLIEVEDRGPGISRENAERVFELGFSTKAKPNHGYGLHLVQQAVAELHGNITHTGNPSGGTIFTVTLPKRSSHVADMKEGEQR, from the coding sequence TTGCTCGGCAAGCTGAACCAGGCCAACGAACGCAAAATCGAGCTGAAAATCGACCCGGACAGCAACTTCCGCGACATTCCCGCCGCGATTGACCGGGCGCAACTGATTGTCATTTTGGGCAATTTGCTCGATAATGCGATGGACGCCGTTTTGTCGCCGGGGGCGTTTGCGCAGGAGGTTACGATTTTTTTGTTGGACATGGAGGAAGTGCTGCTGATCGAGGTGGAAGATCGCGGGCCAGGCATCTCGCGCGAAAACGCCGAACGGGTATTCGAGCTGGGGTTTTCGACCAAAGCGAAACCGAATCACGGCTACGGCCTGCATCTGGTGCAACAGGCGGTCGCGGAGCTGCACGGCAATATTACGCATACAGGCAATCCGTCGGGCGGAACGATTTTTACCGTGACGCTTCCGAAAAGAAGCTCGCACGTCGCAGACATGAAGGAGGGAGAGCAGCGTT
- a CDS encoding ABC transporter permease, translating into MWPIMKITYREMLSKRIFTITMMMSLAFLLLFGVATWFAARELGRELGGSATDVLMQKNFFSTQLLGMGLYFGSFITALLAILSSVGSIASEVESHQIDTWLARALPRHKYVLGKFGGLSSMLILYAILMFLGILGINQWVGGGVLAADVSAQQVLSSLGYFVLMPVILVCVSLLLSSVTTTVTGGIVLIILYGISFIGGFVEQIGSIIGQDALINIGIISSLLFPTDSLFRQATVVLFDTADDPLSFATQGIFGTMSPPSDAMLFYTVIYGAVMLALAVRLFGKRDV; encoded by the coding sequence ATGTGGCCGATCATGAAAATCACGTATAGGGAGATGCTCTCCAAGCGGATTTTTACGATTACGATGATGATGTCGCTTGCCTTCCTGCTGCTGTTTGGCGTGGCGACCTGGTTTGCGGCGCGGGAGCTGGGCCGTGAGCTGGGAGGCAGCGCGACCGACGTGCTGATGCAAAAAAACTTTTTCTCCACCCAACTGCTCGGCATGGGCTTGTACTTCGGCTCCTTCATTACCGCGCTGCTCGCGATTTTAAGCAGCGTCGGCAGCATTGCGTCTGAAGTGGAGAGCCACCAGATTGATACGTGGCTCGCCCGGGCGCTGCCGCGGCACAAATACGTGCTCGGCAAATTCGGCGGGCTTTCGAGCATGCTCATCCTCTACGCCATCCTGATGTTTTTGGGCATCCTCGGGATCAATCAGTGGGTGGGCGGAGGCGTACTGGCCGCAGACGTGAGCGCCCAGCAAGTGTTGTCCTCCCTGGGCTATTTTGTCCTGATGCCCGTCATTCTGGTCTGCGTGTCTCTTTTGCTCAGCAGTGTGACGACGACGGTGACAGGCGGAATCGTCCTGATTATTTTGTACGGGATCAGCTTTATCGGCGGGTTTGTCGAGCAGATCGGGTCGATCATCGGACAAGACGCGCTCATCAACATCGGCATTATTTCCAGTCTGCTGTTTCCGACCGACTCGCTGTTCAGGCAAGCGACTGTTGTGCTGTTTGACACGGCAGACGATCCGCTGTCCTTTGCGACCCAAGGCATATTCGGCACCATGTCTCCGCCGAGCGACGCCATGCTTTTTTACACTGTTATTTACGGAGCGGTGATGTTGGCGCTGGCTGTCCGCTTGTTCGGAAAGCGCGATGTGTAA
- a CDS encoding ABC transporter ATP-binding protein, which produces MSDYVIETWELSKQYDGKAGCKNITLQVPRGSVFGFLGQNGAGKSTFVRTMLGLLHPTKGRAVMLGHPIGSVASRQKVGYLPELFRYPDWLTGQQLLEHHAELCGLSRTESKAVIRHVLELVGMAGRERERIRGYSKGMQQRIGIACALLSDPELIFLDEPTSALDPIGRKEVRELIARLRDQGKTIFLNSHLLSEMESVCNYVGIIHRSELVVHGEWRKLSSVAPQIELTVEAASFAASEELPAFVTDRRLHRQDADRSTWLLTLDRDNRVPELLQALIARGVAVHGVVQKQQSLEEVFLYWVQKKEGEAHVADHENHV; this is translated from the coding sequence ATGTCTGATTACGTCATCGAGACCTGGGAGCTATCCAAGCAGTACGACGGCAAGGCAGGATGCAAAAACATTACGCTGCAAGTGCCGCGCGGGTCGGTGTTTGGCTTTCTCGGGCAAAACGGCGCCGGAAAAAGCACCTTTGTCCGAACGATGCTGGGGCTGTTGCACCCGACAAAAGGCAGGGCGGTCATGCTCGGCCACCCGATCGGCAGCGTCGCGTCGCGCCAAAAAGTCGGGTATTTGCCCGAGCTGTTTCGTTATCCGGATTGGCTGACCGGACAGCAGCTCCTGGAACATCATGCCGAGCTGTGCGGCCTGTCCCGGACGGAGAGCAAGGCCGTCATCCGCCATGTGCTGGAGCTGGTGGGCATGGCTGGCCGCGAGCGCGAGCGGATTCGCGGCTACTCCAAAGGCATGCAGCAGCGCATCGGGATCGCCTGCGCTTTACTGTCCGATCCCGAGCTGATTTTTTTGGACGAGCCGACTTCAGCGCTTGATCCGATTGGGCGAAAAGAAGTGCGCGAGCTGATTGCCAGGCTGCGCGATCAAGGCAAAACGATTTTTCTCAACAGCCATCTGCTCAGCGAGATGGAGAGCGTCTGCAACTACGTCGGCATCATCCATCGCAGCGAGCTGGTCGTGCATGGGGAATGGCGCAAGCTGAGCAGCGTCGCTCCTCAGATTGAGCTGACCGTAGAGGCGGCGAGCTTTGCCGCGAGCGAAGAACTGCCGGCCTTCGTCACTGACCGGCGGCTGCACAGACAAGACGCTGACCGCTCTACGTGGCTGCTGACGCTGGATCGGGACAATCGGGTGCCGGAGCTTTTGCAGGCGTTGATCGCCAGAGGCGTCGCGGTGCATGGGGTTGTGCAAAAGCAGCAGTCGCTGGAGGAAGTATTTTTGTACTGGGTGCAAAAGAAGGAGGGGGAAGCGCATGTGGCCGATCATGAAAATCACGTATAG
- a CDS encoding RNA polymerase sigma factor SigX, giving the protein MEMQAKLAVNQMRARAETDSFQELFTAYYPFVVRQIMRIVREQQTAEDIAQEVFLSFYHTDRSAIENIPAWLAKAALYAAYNHLRSEKRRQDRQERGTADQACVMPSSEEVWLEQEALSHVREVLDELDERERTLLLMKYSGFPYAELAKATGMQASSVGTVLARAKSKFRRLYERVRGEEG; this is encoded by the coding sequence ATGGAGATGCAGGCAAAGCTGGCGGTGAACCAGATGCGGGCCAGAGCGGAAACGGACTCGTTTCAGGAGCTGTTTACGGCCTACTACCCGTTCGTTGTCCGACAGATCATGCGGATTGTGCGTGAACAGCAAACAGCGGAGGATATCGCCCAGGAAGTGTTTCTCTCCTTTTACCATACAGATCGCTCCGCCATCGAAAATATTCCGGCATGGCTGGCCAAAGCGGCTCTCTATGCGGCCTACAACCATCTGCGCTCCGAAAAGCGCAGGCAGGACAGGCAAGAGCGCGGGACAGCGGATCAGGCTTGTGTCATGCCTTCGTCCGAAGAAGTATGGCTGGAGCAGGAAGCGCTCAGCCACGTCCGCGAGGTGCTCGATGAGCTGGATGAGCGGGAACGTACCTTGCTGCTTATGAAATACTCCGGCTTTCCTTATGCCGAGCTGGCAAAAGCGACGGGAATGCAGGCCAGCTCCGTCGGGACGGTTCTGGCGCGAGCGAAGAGCAAGTTTCGCAGGCTATATGAGCGGGTCAGGGGGGAAGAAGGATGA